One genomic window of Halovivax cerinus includes the following:
- a CDS encoding electron transfer flavoprotein subunit alpha/FixB family protein, producing the protein MTDVLAIADHRRGELRPVSYELATAGRELADATGGDLHLAVIGGDVESFGEKLARDGVDVVHTVAEGEEFNHDVYTQTIEQLYAALDPQYVLAPNSVNGLDYAPAVAGRLDLPIVTDVVGLELDGDSLVATREMYGGKVETTTELDAGAALATIREGEWPEAEGTGEASIEAFDVDIDEDAVGSTVTGFEEVAGGDVDISEADLLVSIGRGIEEEENLDLIRDLVDALDATLSSSRPIVDAGWLPANRQVGQSGKVVTPDVYLAIGISGAVQHVAGMKGSDTIVAINTDPNAPIMDIADYAIHDDLFDVVPALIEAFE; encoded by the coding sequence ATGACGGACGTCCTCGCGATCGCCGACCACCGCCGCGGTGAACTGCGGCCGGTGAGCTACGAACTCGCGACGGCAGGGCGTGAACTCGCCGACGCGACGGGTGGCGACCTCCACCTGGCCGTCATCGGCGGCGACGTCGAATCCTTCGGGGAGAAACTCGCTCGGGATGGCGTCGACGTCGTCCACACTGTCGCCGAGGGCGAGGAGTTCAACCACGACGTCTACACGCAGACGATCGAGCAACTCTACGCGGCGCTCGACCCGCAGTACGTCCTCGCCCCCAACAGCGTGAACGGGCTCGACTACGCGCCGGCCGTCGCCGGTCGCCTCGACCTCCCGATCGTGACGGACGTCGTCGGTCTCGAACTCGACGGTGACTCCCTCGTGGCGACGCGCGAGATGTACGGCGGGAAGGTCGAGACGACGACGGAACTCGATGCGGGTGCCGCGCTCGCGACGATCCGCGAAGGTGAGTGGCCGGAGGCGGAGGGGACCGGCGAGGCCTCGATCGAGGCGTTCGACGTCGACATCGACGAGGACGCTGTCGGCTCGACCGTGACCGGTTTCGAGGAGGTCGCCGGCGGCGACGTCGACATCAGCGAAGCCGACCTGCTCGTCTCGATCGGTCGCGGCATCGAAGAGGAGGAGAATCTGGACCTCATCCGCGACCTCGTCGACGCACTCGACGCGACGCTCTCCTCGTCGCGTCCGATCGTCGACGCCGGCTGGCTCCCGGCGAACCGCCAGGTCGGCCAGTCGGGCAAGGTCGTGACGCCCGACGTCTACCTCGCAATCGGTATTTCCGGCGCCGTCCAGCACGTCGCAGGGATGAAGGGATCGGACACGATCGTCGCGATAAATACCGACCCCAACGCGCCGATCATGGACATCGCCGATTACGCGATCCACGACGACCTCTTCGACGTCGTGCCGGCGTTGATCGAGGCGTTCGAGTAG